A genomic window from Populus alba chromosome 19, ASM523922v2, whole genome shotgun sequence includes:
- the LOC118058374 gene encoding TMV resistance protein N-like isoform X1 gives MDLAQDIFSFLSTATADVRIAGIHGMPGIGKTTIAKVLFKQLCYRFEGSCFLSDINERSKQVNGLVPFQMQLLHDILKPDVAIIKCVDEGKVQIKDRLCRKRVLVVADDVAHLEQLNALMGERSWFGDGSRVIITTRDSSVLLKADQTYQIEELKRDESLQLFSWHAFKDTKPAQDYIELSKKAVGYCGGLPLALEVIGALLYRKKKARWESEIDNLSRIPNHDIQGKLLISYHALDGELQSAFLDIACFFIGIEREYIAKVLGARYRYNPEVVLETLRDKSLIKILGETVTMHDLLREMGREVVCKESLKEPGKRTRIWNQKDAWNVLQQQKGTDAVEGLALDVRASEAKSLSTESFAKMKCLNLLQINGAHLTGSFKLLSKELMWICWLQCPMKYFPSDFTGDYLAILDMQYSNLKELWKEKKILDKLKILNLSYSRHLIKTPNFHSSSLEKLILKGCSSLVEVHQSIGHSTSLVLLNLEGCSSLKTLPKSIGNVKSLETLNIFGCSQLEKLPEGMGDMEFLTELLADGKTEQFLSSIGQLKYVKRLSLRGCSPTPPSCFLISAGFSNLKRWLSTFFTEWKLVKYLQLSNGCLSDRATNCVDFSGLFSLETLDLSENKFSSLPSGIGFLPKLRCLVVKTCAYLVSIPDLPSSLCLLDASYCKSLERVRIPIDAKNELCVNVFQCLLLKEIQDIERLNNSFWNVSVQGRSHSPNKLQKSVVEAMCNRGHGYRINFSLEHDELHERPDWMSYKREGGSLSFHIPPDFHGLVLWLEKGTHLYTHTNIIIIIRNKSNGRILFNDKRAQIGIHIFMEGWIRYVSRSEMAMKDYCADDELELCISSEPTEYALRMGETWKLWGEKCGVHVIAEKSYSFEESVVGRDTVMPSPPLYHLLPHPHRSSIKASTPKQWCDFLLAELQNHNIGLFLLGKKELDG, from the exons ATGGATCTTGCTCAagatattttttcctttctaagCACTGCAACAGCTGATGTCCGCATTGCGGGCATACATGGCATGCCCGGAATAGGAAAGACAACTATAgcaaaagttttatttaaacaaCTCTGCTATAGATTCGAGGGAAGCTGTTTTCTTTCGGATATCAATGAAAGGTCAAAACAAGTTAATGGTCTTGTTCCTTTTCAAATGCAActtcttcatgatattttaaaaccaGATGTTGCTATCATCAAATGTGTCGATGAAGGAAAGGTTCAGATCAAAGATCGACTTTGTCGcaaaagagttcttgttgttgctgatgATGTGGCTCATCTGGAACAGCTGAATGCATTGATGGGAGAGCGAAGTTGGTTTGGTGACGGAAGTAGAGTGATTATTACAACAAGAGATTCAAGTGTTCTACTTAAAGCAGATCAAACATATCAGATCGAAGAATTGAAACGAGATGAGTCCCTTCAGCTTTTCAGCTGGCATGCCTTTAAGGACACCAAGCCAGCCCAAGATTATATTGAGCTTTCGAAGAAAGCCGTTGGTTACTGTGGAGGACTTCCTTTAGCTCTTGAGGTTATAGGAGCTCTTCtgtacaggaaaaaaaaagcaagatgGGAAAGTGAAATTGACAACTTGAGCAGAATTCCAAACCACGATATTCAAGGAAAGCTTCTAATAAGTTATCACGCACTTGATGGTGAACTACAAAGTGCATTCCTTGATATTGCATGCTTCTTTATTGGTATAGAAAGAGAATACATCGCAAAAGTGCTAGGAGCCCGTTACCGTTACAATCCAGAAGTTGTGTTGGAAACTCTTCGTGATAAGTCTCTGATTAAAATATTGGGAGAGACGGTAACCATGCATGATCTATTACGAGAGATGGGAAGGGAGGTCGTTTGTAAAGAGTCCCTAAAAGAACCTGGAAAGAGGACCAGAATTTGGAATCAAAAGGATGCATGGAATGTACTTCAACAGCAGAAG ggtacaGATGCTGTAGAGGGTCTTGCACTGGATGTCAGAGCATCAGAAGCTAAATCACTTAGCACAGAATCATTTGCAAAAATGAAATGTTTAAATTTACTCCAAATCAACGGAGCACATCTCACCGGATCCTTCAAACTGCTTTCTAAAGAGTTGATGTGGATTTGTTGGCTTCAATGtcctatgaaatattttccATCTGATTTTACCGGAGACTATCTAGCTATTCTTGATATGCAATACAGTAACCTCAAAGAactatggaaagaaaaaaag ATTCTCGACAAGCTAAAAATCCTTAATCTCAGTTATTCTCGGCACCTtattaaaacaccaaactttCACAGTTCAAGTCTAGAGAAACTAATTCTGAAAGGTTGCTCAAGTTTAGTTGAGGTGCATCAATCAATTGGACATTCAACGAGCCTCGTTTTGTTGAATCTCGAGGGATGTTCGAGCTTGAAGACTCTCCCTAAAAGCATTGGTAATGTAAAGTCTCTTGaaactttgaatatttttgGGTGTTCACAACTTGAGAAATTGCCAGAAGGCATGGGTGATATGGAATTCTTAACTGAGCTGTTAGCCGATGGGAAAACTGAGCAATTTCTCTCTTCAATTGGGCAATTAAAGTATGTCAAAAGGTTATCATTGCGTGGATGCAGTCCGACTCCACCAAGTTGTTTTTTGATTTCAGCaggtttttcaaatttgaaacgTTGGttgtcaacatttttcactGAATGGAAATTAGTGAAATATCTTCAGCTTTCTAATGGTTGTTTGTCTGATCGCGCAACTAACTGTGTTGATTTTAGTGGTTTGTTCTCTCTAGAAACATTGGATCTAAGTGAAAACAAATTTTCTAGCCTGCCTTCTGGGATCGGCTTCCTTCCCAAGCTACGGTGCTTGGTTGTTAAGACATGTGCATATCTTGTATCAATCCCAGATCTTCCCTCAAGTTTATGCCTTTTGGATGCATCTTATTGCAAATCATTGGAAAGAGTAAGAATACCAATCGATGCAAAAAATGAACTATGTGTAAATGTATTTCAATGTCTTTTGTTAAAAGAGATTCAGGACATCGAAAGGCTAAATAATAGTTTCTGGAATGTTAGTGTTCAAGGACGCAGTCATTCACCAAATAAATTACAGAAGAGCGTTGTTGAG GCAATGTGCAACCGTGGTCACGGGTATCGTATTAACTTCAGTCTAGAACATGATGAACTACATGAGAGGCCAGATTGGATGAGCTACAAGAGAGAAGGAGGCTCATTGTCATTCCATATACCTCCAGACTTCCATGGCTTAGTTCTTTGGCTTGAGAAGGGCACTCATCTTTACACACAcactaacattattattattataagaaataaaagcaaCGGAAGAATATTGTTTAATGATAAACGAGCACAGATAGGAATACATATATTTATGGAGGGATGGATAAGATACGTAAGTAGAAGTGAAATGGCAATGAAAGATTACTGTGCAGATGACGAATTGGAACTATGCATTTCTTCAGAGCCAACAGAGTATGCACTGCGCATGGGTGAGACATGGAAACTATGGGGTGAAAAATGTGGGGTCCATGTGATTGCAGAGAAGTCATATTCATTTGAAGAGTCGGTAGTGGGAAGAGATACAGTGATGCCTTCACCACCGCTGTATCATCTGCTTCCTCATCCTCATCGTAGTTCAATTAAAGCGTCTACACCTAAGCAATGGTGTGACTTTTTACTTGCGGAGCTGCAAAACCATAACATCGGTTTATTTCTTCTTG GTAAGAAGGAGCTGGATGGATGA
- the LOC118058374 gene encoding disease resistance protein RUN1-like isoform X2: MQKEKRKQSKDEEIDSSSRKRRKADLTAMTEPESSRSRPEGAYDVFLSFRGEDTRKTFTGHLYAALDDAGIRTFLDDDELPRGEEISEYLLKAIRESKISIVVFSKGYASSRWCLNELVEILKCKRKTGQIVLPIFYDIDPSDVRKQTGSFKEAFIKHEEGFEQKLVKEWRKALKKAGNLSGWSLNDMANGHEAKFIKEIVKDVLNKLSREYLYVPEHLVCMDLAQDIFSFLSTATADVRIAGIHGMPGIGKTTIAKVLFKQLCYRFEGSCFLSDINERSKQVNGLVPFQMQLLHDILKPDVAIIKCVDEGKVQIKDRLCRKRVLVVADDVAHLEQLNALMGERSWFGDGSRVIITTRDSSVLLKADQTYQIEELKRDESLQLFSWHAFKDTKPAQDYIELSKKAVGYCGGLPLALEVIGALLYRKKKARWESEIDNLSRIPNHDIQGKLLISYHALDGELQSAFLDIACFFIGIEREYIAKVLGARYRYNPEVVLETLRDKSLIKILGETVTMHDLLREMGREVVCKESLKEPGKRTRIWNQKDAWNVLQQQKGTDAVEGLALDVRASEAKSLSTESFAKMKCLNLLQINGAHLTGSFKLLSKELMWICWLQCPMKYFPSDFTGDYLAILDMQYSNLKELWKEKKILDKLKILNLSYSRHLIKTPNFHSSSLEKLILKGCSSLVEVHQSIGHSTSLVLLNLEGCSSLKTLPKSIGNVKSLETLNIFGCSQLEKLPEGMGDMEFLTELLADGKTEQFLSSIGQLKYVKRLSLRGCSPTPPSCFLISAGFSNLKRWLSTFFTEWKLVKYLQLSNGCLSDRATNCVDFSGLFSLETLDLSENKFSSLPSGIGFLPKLRCLVVKTCAYLVSIPDLPSSLCLLDASYCKSLERVRIPIDAKNELCVNVFQCLLLKEIQDIERLNNSFWNVSVQGRSHSPNKLQKSVVEAMCNRGHGYRINFSLEHDELHERPDWMSYKREGGSLSFHIPPDFHGLVLWLEKGTHLYTHTNIIIIIRNKSNGRILFNDKRAQIGIHIFMEGWIRYVSRSEMAMKDYCADDELELCISSEPTEYALRMGETWKLWGEKCGVHVIAEKSYSFEESVVGRDTVMPSPPLYHLLPHPHRSSIKASTPKQWCDFLLAELQNHNIGLFLLGKNKYFL, translated from the exons atgcagaaagaaaaacgaaagcaatccaaagatgaagaaatcGATTCATCCTcgcgaaagagaagaaaagctgACCTCA CTGCCATGACAGAGCCAGAGTCTTCTCGATCTAGACCAGAAGGGGCCTATGATgtcttcttgagttttagaggagaAGATACTCGCAAGACGTTTACTGGTCATCTATATGCTGCCTTAGATGATGCAGGAATCCGCACTTTTCTAGATGATGATGAACTTCCTAGAGGAGAAGAAATCTCCGAGTATCTTCTCAAGGCAATACGAGAATCAAAGATATCCATAGTTGTCTTCTCAAAAGGATATGCTTCTTCTAGATGGTGTCTCAATGAACTTGTAGAGATTCTAAAGTGCAAAAGGAAAACCGGTCAGATTGTTCTTCCTATATTCTATGACATTGATCCTTCAGATGTGAGAAAACAGACTGGCAGTTTTAAAGAGGCATTTATTAAGCATGAAGAGGGTTTTGAACAGAAGTTGGTGAAGGAGTGGAGAAAAGCTCTTAAGAAAGCCGGAAACCTATCTGGATGGAGTCTCAATGATATGGCAAATGG gcatgaagcaaaatttatcaaagaGATTGTCAAGGATGTGTTGAATAAATTAAGTCGCGAGTA cttatATGTTCCTGAGCACCTAGTATGTATGGATCTTGCTCAagatattttttcctttctaagCACTGCAACAGCTGATGTCCGCATTGCGGGCATACATGGCATGCCCGGAATAGGAAAGACAACTATAgcaaaagttttatttaaacaaCTCTGCTATAGATTCGAGGGAAGCTGTTTTCTTTCGGATATCAATGAAAGGTCAAAACAAGTTAATGGTCTTGTTCCTTTTCAAATGCAActtcttcatgatattttaaaaccaGATGTTGCTATCATCAAATGTGTCGATGAAGGAAAGGTTCAGATCAAAGATCGACTTTGTCGcaaaagagttcttgttgttgctgatgATGTGGCTCATCTGGAACAGCTGAATGCATTGATGGGAGAGCGAAGTTGGTTTGGTGACGGAAGTAGAGTGATTATTACAACAAGAGATTCAAGTGTTCTACTTAAAGCAGATCAAACATATCAGATCGAAGAATTGAAACGAGATGAGTCCCTTCAGCTTTTCAGCTGGCATGCCTTTAAGGACACCAAGCCAGCCCAAGATTATATTGAGCTTTCGAAGAAAGCCGTTGGTTACTGTGGAGGACTTCCTTTAGCTCTTGAGGTTATAGGAGCTCTTCtgtacaggaaaaaaaaagcaagatgGGAAAGTGAAATTGACAACTTGAGCAGAATTCCAAACCACGATATTCAAGGAAAGCTTCTAATAAGTTATCACGCACTTGATGGTGAACTACAAAGTGCATTCCTTGATATTGCATGCTTCTTTATTGGTATAGAAAGAGAATACATCGCAAAAGTGCTAGGAGCCCGTTACCGTTACAATCCAGAAGTTGTGTTGGAAACTCTTCGTGATAAGTCTCTGATTAAAATATTGGGAGAGACGGTAACCATGCATGATCTATTACGAGAGATGGGAAGGGAGGTCGTTTGTAAAGAGTCCCTAAAAGAACCTGGAAAGAGGACCAGAATTTGGAATCAAAAGGATGCATGGAATGTACTTCAACAGCAGAAG ggtacaGATGCTGTAGAGGGTCTTGCACTGGATGTCAGAGCATCAGAAGCTAAATCACTTAGCACAGAATCATTTGCAAAAATGAAATGTTTAAATTTACTCCAAATCAACGGAGCACATCTCACCGGATCCTTCAAACTGCTTTCTAAAGAGTTGATGTGGATTTGTTGGCTTCAATGtcctatgaaatattttccATCTGATTTTACCGGAGACTATCTAGCTATTCTTGATATGCAATACAGTAACCTCAAAGAactatggaaagaaaaaaag ATTCTCGACAAGCTAAAAATCCTTAATCTCAGTTATTCTCGGCACCTtattaaaacaccaaactttCACAGTTCAAGTCTAGAGAAACTAATTCTGAAAGGTTGCTCAAGTTTAGTTGAGGTGCATCAATCAATTGGACATTCAACGAGCCTCGTTTTGTTGAATCTCGAGGGATGTTCGAGCTTGAAGACTCTCCCTAAAAGCATTGGTAATGTAAAGTCTCTTGaaactttgaatatttttgGGTGTTCACAACTTGAGAAATTGCCAGAAGGCATGGGTGATATGGAATTCTTAACTGAGCTGTTAGCCGATGGGAAAACTGAGCAATTTCTCTCTTCAATTGGGCAATTAAAGTATGTCAAAAGGTTATCATTGCGTGGATGCAGTCCGACTCCACCAAGTTGTTTTTTGATTTCAGCaggtttttcaaatttgaaacgTTGGttgtcaacatttttcactGAATGGAAATTAGTGAAATATCTTCAGCTTTCTAATGGTTGTTTGTCTGATCGCGCAACTAACTGTGTTGATTTTAGTGGTTTGTTCTCTCTAGAAACATTGGATCTAAGTGAAAACAAATTTTCTAGCCTGCCTTCTGGGATCGGCTTCCTTCCCAAGCTACGGTGCTTGGTTGTTAAGACATGTGCATATCTTGTATCAATCCCAGATCTTCCCTCAAGTTTATGCCTTTTGGATGCATCTTATTGCAAATCATTGGAAAGAGTAAGAATACCAATCGATGCAAAAAATGAACTATGTGTAAATGTATTTCAATGTCTTTTGTTAAAAGAGATTCAGGACATCGAAAGGCTAAATAATAGTTTCTGGAATGTTAGTGTTCAAGGACGCAGTCATTCACCAAATAAATTACAGAAGAGCGTTGTTGAG GCAATGTGCAACCGTGGTCACGGGTATCGTATTAACTTCAGTCTAGAACATGATGAACTACATGAGAGGCCAGATTGGATGAGCTACAAGAGAGAAGGAGGCTCATTGTCATTCCATATACCTCCAGACTTCCATGGCTTAGTTCTTTGGCTTGAGAAGGGCACTCATCTTTACACACAcactaacattattattattataagaaataaaagcaaCGGAAGAATATTGTTTAATGATAAACGAGCACAGATAGGAATACATATATTTATGGAGGGATGGATAAGATACGTAAGTAGAAGTGAAATGGCAATGAAAGATTACTGTGCAGATGACGAATTGGAACTATGCATTTCTTCAGAGCCAACAGAGTATGCACTGCGCATGGGTGAGACATGGAAACTATGGGGTGAAAAATGTGGGGTCCATGTGATTGCAGAGAAGTCATATTCATTTGAAGAGTCGGTAGTGGGAAGAGATACAGTGATGCCTTCACCACCGCTGTATCATCTGCTTCCTCATCCTCATCGTAGTTCAATTAAAGCGTCTACACCTAAGCAATGGTGTGACTTTTTACTTGCGGAGCTGCAAAACCATAACATCGGTTTATTTCTTCTTGGTAAGAACAAATATTtcctttag